Proteins co-encoded in one Deltaproteobacteria bacterium genomic window:
- a CDS encoding ABC transporter ATP-binding protein translates to MDKAEQLYLKGLSLFIGGLEILSDVSMTVRPGELMALIGPNGAGKTSLFNCISGIYHPSQGEILWADNNLAGTRASVAARRGIARTFQHAELFQQMTVLQNLLIGRHIKTRSHFFSDAFFWGKTKSEEIRNREVVEEIIDFLELGKYRKQEASSLPYGVQKIVGLGRALAMEPKLLLLDEPSAGMNRQEKEDLARFILRMKHEIGLSMVWVEHDMQMVGDLTDRITVLNFGTKIAEGTPEEVLNAPQVVEAYLGIKS, encoded by the coding sequence ATGGATAAGGCAGAACAACTTTATTTAAAAGGACTTTCTCTCTTCATCGGGGGATTGGAGATCTTGAGCGATGTTTCGATGACGGTCCGGCCGGGGGAGTTAATGGCCTTGATCGGTCCCAATGGGGCGGGGAAAACAAGTCTCTTTAATTGTATAAGCGGTATTTATCATCCTTCCCAGGGAGAAATTCTTTGGGCGGATAATAATCTTGCCGGGACGCGCGCTTCTGTGGCCGCCAGAAGAGGAATAGCGAGGACCTTTCAGCATGCCGAACTTTTTCAACAGATGACAGTCCTCCAAAATCTCCTGATCGGTCGCCACATAAAAACTAGAAGTCATTTTTTTTCGGATGCCTTTTTTTGGGGGAAAACCAAGTCTGAAGAAATAAGAAATCGAGAGGTGGTCGAAGAAATCATCGACTTTTTGGAATTGGGGAAATATCGAAAACAAGAGGCCTCCAGCTTACCTTATGGGGTGCAAAAGATAGTCGGGCTTGGAAGGGCCTTAGCCATGGAACCTAAACTATTGCTCCTGGATGAACCATCAGCCGGAATGAACCGTCAAGAGAAGGAAGATTTGGCCCGTTTTATCTTGAGGATGAAACATGAGATAGGCTTATCCATGGTTTGGGTGGAACACGATATGCAAATGGTCGGAGATTTAACCGATCGCATTACGGTCTTAAACTTTGGCACCAAGATCGCCGAAGGAACACCGGAAGAAGTCCTAAATGCTCCCCAGGTTGTCGAAGCCTATTTGGGGATTAAGAGTTAA